In Elephas maximus indicus isolate mEleMax1 chromosome 15, mEleMax1 primary haplotype, whole genome shotgun sequence, the following are encoded in one genomic region:
- the ZNF706 gene encoding zinc finger protein 706, which translates to MARGQQKIQSQQKNAKKQAGQKKKQGHDQKAAAKAALIYTCTVCRTQMPDPKTFKQHFESKHPKTPLPPELADVQA; encoded by the exons ATGGCTCGTGGGCAGCAGAAGATTCAGTCTCAGCAGAAAAATGCCAAAAAGCAAGCTggacaaaagaagaaacaaggacATGACCAAAAGGCTGCTGCCAAAGCTGCTTTAATATATACCTGCACTGTCTGTAGG ACACAAATGCCAGACCCTAAGACCTTCAAGCAGCACTTTGAGAGCAAACATCCTAAGACCCCACTTCCTCcagaattggctgatgttcaagcATAA